In the genome of Arctopsyche grandis isolate Sample6627 chromosome 13, ASM5162203v2, whole genome shotgun sequence, the window aatctggagagttactgcatccttttattaatttcctacgttcgcaatttatattaatggccatcttggcacggactaatctgtgatcgctgcctatatctactttacttagaacactaacgtctttaacggagtgcagggcatttgttaggatgaaatcgatctcgtttctgtctcctttaggactctcccaagtccacttattgttggtgtttttcctgaaaaatgaattagtgatgaagagcctgttgtgttctgcgaattctatgaggcgatcgcctctgtcgtttctttggccggtaccaaaattgcctactgctctttctgtgtttgccttttgtcctatttttgcgttaaagtcgcccatgattattttaaagtggtggcggctattatcgtatgcgccctgtagtttttcgtagaagtcttctatttcctcgtctgggtggctagatgtgggggcgtacacttggaagatttgacaagtgtacctgctcgagattcttaatactacatagcatatacgttccgatatgtcgtttatttctataatatttctttctattctcttattgataagaaaccctactcctcctattctaccatttggtagccctctccagtagagacagttaccactttttaggattatttggttttcttgttttcgtcttacttcgctaagtcctactaaatcccatttgatactttctagttcattctctaatgcaagcacacttccttcactcgataacgttcttacattgtacgtggctaaatacaggtttctattagctaagctatcatccatcgtcactcttaccttgttggaggtttggatattatttttctcgcatttatccaagatgtgttgagaaaaaggcggtacttgagagagatttccattcaaggagtgagttcttaccgccataaactcttctctgtggtcagctttgacatatagtcatcctaggtatcacttggatcacttatgagttattacatgccatttaacagggttactttgtaagtgaaagtagttagttatgataataatagattagcaattgttatactacttttttacagatctttatcgtgagacgcctctttggagacaacggatttatatatgtgagtgcggtttgcaatttaatattttaataataactttagtaaagtatataaaattacacgaattactttaatataatttaaatatgaaaaagaactgatagacagttgggaaacaccgtttctgtttgctattaagtaaagttcgttaaagatttttggctggaagcaattatgtggaagatttattgcttctgtgggaccgacttggctggcgaaggaccctttttttgtattcaggtagggagatgtatctcgtttgacaccgatttgacacaaaaattagcacaatatttttcgaaataactgatataaaaccgctttttacgaccgatttgctgtttatttttacacttaaattatactaggatgcaattagtaaaataagtgattagatggttaagttaaatttcgtgcaatagccgggtttaagcgagtaatagcgggaggaacgcagaagcacgtcctcctcacatgacacgaaagaccgaactcatatatatatatatatatatatatatatatatatatatgtatattgcttaGGAATTCATTGTCAGTAAAAAATTAAGTAGCCAGAGACGTGAACTTTGTACTGTGTGCGTCATTATCAGGTTATTGATGACTTTTTATTACAACGCAGTTGTTACTAATTTGCTTGCGTATTATTCACAATAGCTCCattattatgcatacatatatacgaaatcTATTATGGGGGGCTGTAGGAGTGAAACAACTGTGGCTTTAGACATGCTATTTATTATGACgggcgggaaggaagtaaagtaaATCTACCAACATCCTCGAACCTGTGCCAATATGCAGGATGGCAACCCAAGTTCGAAAATGTCACAGAATTCCcttactataaatataaatttctttatataaagcaaaaaaaatctcaattacTCAACATattcttacatatgtaatagtatAGTAACcataaatatttctttaaatatgggggGAACATTATAGTCATTGGTTATGCTGAAATCGTTACTCACTtagattttaaagttaaaataagAATCCGATGacattaaagaatatttttctgtATCTTCAATTCGGGAAGTGCTTCCATTAATACTCAGATCcacattaaatgtatgtatatgtaatagacTACAAAGgcagtaaaataaaacaaatatctttatttaaatacattttttaattaaatgataatCGAAACAAAAATTAGATTACAAAATacagtattattaaaaaatatatactgaacgaatttcaaaaatgttaaaaacataATGATCTATGTTGAAATCGAAGTAGTTTTAAGTAAATACTGTAcgcagtttttaaaatattcatatctaAGTAAATTGCaacacaatttaatatatttacaaacataaTTTCCGTACATACAAtctaaaataacaatattttgtatatatttatttttaaataatgggaAAAATTTTTAAAGGCACCTGTAAAAACGActacgtataataatataatcaataattacacaaaatttcaatataatgtataatataaataaagcttGCGGTGGATTattctttaataaataatattttctttcttgcaataaattatcaatccgcaaatatctatataatatatacaaaaatgaaacaaaatggAACAAATAAATTCTATGGCATACATTGTTCAATATTACGTCACTTACAGTGGTTTATGAAAAATTCCAGGTATGCTCTAAGATTTCGGATTCCTGTGATTTTGGAATAATCATTTCGTTCAGAACGATGGCACATTCAACAAATAATTGGAAAGAAATAATATGAGGTGCACAAAATACACGTTGAAATATTCGAAAGAATTGTCATAACTTTTTAAGCTCGAAAAAAGCAACGAAATATATGATCAATTGCAAAactgatatacatattgtacgatTTTCGTTAAAGCAATATTATGtatctttttttataaatcgttGATATGAAAttggcattgtataaaaattgctTATATACTTAGTTCATAAATAACTGttgatttttatcattattatttacaggAAAAAACCTTTATATAAAATCTACTTAAATGCTAAAAACTATCTAAATGGAAATATTTTGGACAGAattgtaacaataataataaattattataattgcaaATGCATGAATACTCTGCATTGTAGACTGATTTATAAAGTACAATTTAGCAtcactgtatgtattatattataagacataaacaaaaaattataatgtcaTCATTAATGCCTTTTCAAACTGATATCTTTACAATAAATactaatgttaaaaatattgtctttttatacgataaatatcatttcatattcatataaataatatcaatttaaacttaaaattaaatccCCACCAAAATTTCGCATGCTTATGCCAATCGCAATCTGTCATTTGATTGCGATCGTGACAAATTTGGCTTTCATATTGTACTCGCAGTTTGAGAACAAATCATCAAGTCGATAAACGAAACGACatattgcaaattttaattGACATTCTGATGCTCACGTTCAAActaataaagataaataaacaaaaggaGAAAGACTACAATAATTGGAGAGTCATAGTCGTTGGCCActaattttttgaattaaaaaataacatctGTGACAACCTTGTGTGCTATTTTCAGAAACTAGAACTATAAACTATGTCTTTATTATTGACATCAAAAAACTACCATAAACGGTCAATTACTGTGATCTCTCTCCcacttttaaaaattatatatgtattgtaaaaaaaaaaaatgtcctcACAATTTTCCATATCTTGAAAAAgtatatcaaatatcaaaatcatcgagcatcgatatatatatatatatatatatacacaaatttttaCAATGAGTTTATTATGATTCGTTCGTcattctataatatattatatattatcagaTTATATAATCATAAGCATTGTATGAATATTAAGTTATTGGTGTCTTCTACAATGAAATATTAGTATAAAGAGCGATCCATTAAAACGGAAACGTTACTGTTGAACAGGGATGATATAAACATTACTTcaggtttgtttattttttatacttaacAACACTGAATAAACGTATCGATTGTAAGTGTTGtcagttataaaaaaatcatattatactTTGTTTATTTACCTCTTCCCTGATTGCTGCTATTATTTGACATAGTAGAATCAAAATCAACCATTATAGTTCAACAACTATGATTATCTAGAAAAATATCAGACGCTGGATATAAAAATTAGCTTTCCCAACAAACAGCCGAAAGTAATTTACAATGATTTTCTAGATATAATGGTATATCTGTAAATATAGTTTGATGTCAtagattgtattttttatatatgtagattgattaATATAATTTCACACATCAATGTATGCATTAAATTATTAAGACATGTAGCAAATACATTATAAGATACATTTGGTTTACGATATTCAACATTTATTTCgttataattacaataataataatagatatatgtagttttgatactctttttttaatatccatcacatatacataaatatatataaaattttgacacAAGACAATATTTTGCCACCATAATAACCATTAGAAATCAAAGCATAAACAGTTgcgtaatattataatattatatgaaacacGTAATAATATCATATGAAACAATTTCTATACATATTCTGCAATGAGAATTATTGCTTTTGCGAaactgtaattttattattacacaatataaaattatatcacaatAGATAAAATGCTAATTAACTGTTCCGTACGCATAGCAAACTGTATGCGAATGATTTTCTTTCAATGAATTTCAGTAGAAGACACAACTACGATAAGTCGTATTACGTACGcgtgtaatataaaatgtacaaaatcaCTTCCGAGGCAATTAAGCTAAACCAAAaacgttattattatatatttacacaaattttTCATCTAGCTCGCGACTTCATTGAGCAGCGTGTGCAGTTGCAGCATTTACGTGCTGAGCTTTACGTTTACGAGACGCTAACATATCATAAAATGGATTATGACTTATAGAATCCTGCAAACGTGTTATCCACTCGTCTCTCTCTTCTTGTGTGGCTGCTGACATCctaaaaaatacaacaaaataattatataatcaaaaaatttaaataatttcattatacaataatacatgCATACGAAGGAACATACCTATAAACTGTGTGTTTTCCTTCAACAACTTTCCCTTCAGAGTCAGTCTTGCAAGCTTTGATTAGTTCTCCACTGCCGCTAGCATATAATTCTAGACAATGCGGCCGCTGTCTGTCACACGCTATGCGTACCTgttgatttaaatttcaattaaaaatttgattcaaaTCAGTGATGCATAATTTTCTCAATTATTTGCAAATCAAAATGCAACCATCGAAGTGAAACAccaataaataattgattaggAATGATATAGCAAAATTTAATAAGAACAAGTTGATTACAAAagatctaatatatgtacaagtgaaataatatatgcaatctacaaagttatacatatatatgtatatgtttaggTAGATACAATTTAATAAACCTTCGTTAGGGAATGAACCTTTTAATTCATAATTCAATAtgcatctattattttttttaattataaatatattgaataattaattgaaaggCAAAAAGAAGAAAGTAGAATAATGGGTAATGGCCACTTCTCCAACAACCGTTTCATATCTAATATTAGCACAATACAATAAAAGTATTCTTACAGATATATTTTCAAGTGGTATAATTCCTCTGGGCTCCTTGTCCGTTGTATATTCGAAATAATACAAGCAATTATCATTAAGTATAAACCATCGTCGTTTCCATGATTTGTATCtgaaaacaattatttaaaatattaatacaaatacaataagaGCGCAGATCAAAATCTTCAATGCggagcaaaaaataaataattaaattgcaaAACTTTCTCACCTTCCACCTTGTTTCCACAACCAACCCTCTTTGTCGGGATTGAAAAACGTATGCATAAGATCGTTGCCATCATCTTCGGGTATTTTGAACGGTTCCGTTTTTATCGACTCATAAAGCGACTATAAAAATGAACAGCACACAAATTAAACATCGAtcatttaacaatataaaaccatttttttttaaatataatatatgtatgtataccattaACAACTCCTGTGGCAAATCTCCACCGTTGTTAATGCCCCTGTTCATCGCCACGAATTGTTCAGGAGTGGGTTTGTCTCTAACGCTAGGATTGTGCAATGACGTGTTCAACATAATGATTGCAAAACTGAGGACGTAGCACGTATCGGTGTTGGTGAAAATGTCGGGATTAAGTTGACAATAGCGTTGAGCGAAACACTCCATCATCCTGTCAATCTTCTGAGCTTCGCCGGGTAATCGAAAACTCCATAAGAATTGCCTGAAAATTGATAaccgaatatataatatattattagctTACATTTTTATTCTCGGCTTAATATcttattatatactattttccCAACTTATTAACCATCCAAGTGGATGAAAGAaggttttttcttttctttgatAAGTATTTTCCATTGAAGAACATTATTACTGATGACTAGTGTTATTATTGATATCaaattagtataaaataaaatataatataaatgtgaaTTACCGTAATGCTTGTACGAGTATGAGATCTGTAAAATCGTGCAAATCAACGAAAGACCTCAGTACGCTTTCATTGAAGTCGTGTTTCTCTCCTAAATAATCACCGATGGCAGTTTTGTTCAGTCCTTCTCCTTTATGTAGGAATTGGGCCACGTCTTCCGGGGTACGTTGAAGTAGACCATTCTCGTACAAGTATTCTATGCCtggaattaaaatattaaacaagaTTACAACGTGGATAAAGACAATATCTTtggatgtaaaaatatgtactataaGAATTCACCCATCAAAGGTCGAATGAACTTAAACGTCTTattcatatacctatgtataaaataatgggACGTGAAAATCTTTCACCTTTGTCAGTGGAATCCTTTTGTACTATTCGCACAATATGCAAGACAATGGACGGGAGATGGCGGATGACTACTTTGATGTATAAGCcacccatatatatatacatatgaatattttatattaaatagtcACATATCCTaaataaagtatatacatacatacatacatgataagGAAAACGTCCTATCAAGAATTTTAGCCGCCTTAGAAATTAATCATTGATTGGTTGATGAGATAAATAATCTTTGCATGATCCTTTAAAAAGTGCAGACACACAAAGGTAcacgaaatgtttttttttattatagttttgcacaagtaaaaaaaaagcgctagcacgcctaatctgTGTCATCGCGAACCTTCGCAGACCTcaccccctgaagtgttttcagtgatattttattcttgtatagacatatgtaggtttgacagtgatcgataaaatgcaagagaaacttgtcgaaataataagatcgtacgaattaatgacatgaagatacgcctatCACAGTTAGAAACCACGAACCATGCCGCACTTTTGTGCGTGTATATGTTCTTACCATTATAATTATAGAATAGAAGTCAATTCTGGCAGTGGAACTAATCTAGAGTTTGAACTATGCAAACATGTATACTTGAAACATATCAACCACGCCGAGACGGAGACTTTCAGTTCATGTGACAACATATTGATGTAAATGTTCTTATATGCATAagatattatttcaatatataacatagcatattgttattttattaattaaatattaaaatatttaaaaaaaaatcatcaatagTAAAAGTATAATAAATGAAACGCAAACGACATAACACACAGTAAAAATACACGCACATAAACCATCAGCTTGAACCGAGAAAgtaaccattttattttttctgacaaaacttcatcatcattatcaacaCAGCCATCGGTGGTAAAAGCTAAATTAGACCGAAGAGAAAAACATGGGTCAGAAAAGCGCCTCTTCTTCTGCACATAATTGCCTTCGAAACAAACTTTATAATATTGCTTTACCCATATAATACAACAGGGCATTCTTGAGAGATTGGTCGTATTACTTTAACCGAGAATTCTTAACAATACTTTGCCGAAAGTTTCGCCTCTTTAAGAGTACAAACGTTAAATCTATGCAGATTTTCGAAAGACGCGTGCCCAGACTAACAAAGATAGGACCACGGGCCAAATTTACATCCGTATCACGAGGTGCAAATTTATTATACACTGCCAAA includes:
- the step gene encoding cytohesin steppke isoform X2, whose product is MLTDFESLSLGAPPPAAFHHHELNQEQQKILIDIRRQKTVLLLEIQQLKDELGEVEAELESLEGTDEGKQNNKPKQMTIGRKKFNMDPKKGIEYLYENGLLQRTPEDVAQFLHKGEGLNKTAIGDYLGEKHDFNESVLRSFVDLHDFTDLILVQALRQFLWSFRLPGEAQKIDRMMECFAQRYCQLNPDIFTNTDTCYVLSFAIIMLNTSLHNPSVRDKPTPEQFVAMNRGINNGGDLPQELLMSLYESIKTEPFKIPEDDGNDLMHTFFNPDKEGWLWKQGGRYKSWKRRWFILNDNCLYYFEYTTDKEPRGIIPLENISVRIACDRQRPHCLELYASGSGELIKACKTDSEGKVVEGKHTVYRMSAATQEERDEWITRLQDSISHNPFYDMLASRKRKAQHVNAATAHAAQ
- the step gene encoding cytohesin steppke isoform X1 translates to MFIKSQQDHDRRPSVSGWFNSLRRGARGRRKDSAGAIPTAPAVPLYGSLGRKKPSSGCQSKARSAWDLTTISRLQLKDELGEVEAELESLEGTDEGKQNNKPKQMTIGRKKFNMDPKKGIEYLYENGLLQRTPEDVAQFLHKGEGLNKTAIGDYLGEKHDFNESVLRSFVDLHDFTDLILVQALRQFLWSFRLPGEAQKIDRMMECFAQRYCQLNPDIFTNTDTCYVLSFAIIMLNTSLHNPSVRDKPTPEQFVAMNRGINNGGDLPQELLMSLYESIKTEPFKIPEDDGNDLMHTFFNPDKEGWLWKQGGRYKSWKRRWFILNDNCLYYFEYTTDKEPRGIIPLENISVRIACDRQRPHCLELYASGSGELIKACKTDSEGKVVEGKHTVYRMSAATQEERDEWITRLQDSISHNPFYDMLASRKRKAQHVNAATAHAAQ